Genomic DNA from Vibrio tubiashii ATCC 19109:
GCCGTCGGAACGCATTTCAGAAGCCCCAACTTGTGGAAAATGTAAAACACTACTTTTAGATGGAGCGCCCGTTGAGGGCACTGAAAGCAATTTCGAGGCTATCTTAAATAGCGATACACCAGTTGTAGTCGATTTCTGGGCCCCGTGGTGCAATCCTTGTATAGGGTTTGCTCCAGTTTTTTCTGATGTTGCTGCGGAACGAACAAAAGATGTTCGATTTGTAAAAATTGACACTGAAAGCCAGCAAAATCTCGCTGCCAAATATCAAATTAGAAGCATTCCTACCGTTATGGTCTTCAAAAACGGCAAAAGAGTCGATGTGATAAATGGCGCACTTCCTAAAGGTCAATTTGATCAATGGCTTAATCAAGCACTAGCCAAATAACAGCCTTCTTATTAGTCTAGTTTAGAGCGAGAAAACATTCACATTTTCTCGCTTTTTTCATGAATTTATTTAGCTAACGCAACGATAAATATCCTTTATCGTCATGGTCAAAAGTTTTCGTTTTACCTTTCACCTCTTTAACCCCATAGTCGCGCCGAAATTTGTTCAGTTTTACTACAACTAAAGAGGCCACGACATTGGAAAATACCCTTCAACCTGCTCCAAAAGCTCGCATTTCTGTACCGGTTATAGCGCTTGCTCTTTATGCGGTCGCGTCGGGATATTTGATGAGCTTAATTCCTTTGATGCTTTCTGAGTATAACTTGGACTCATCGCTGGCTAGTTGGCTCGCCAGTGTTTTCTATGCGGGGCTATTGATTGGCGCGGCTGGCGTCGAGCCTTTGGTTAAAACAGTGGGCCACCGGAACGCCTTTGTCTGGTGCTTAATGACGTTTATTGCCACCATTATGGTTTTACCATTGGCCGCCAATGTCACGGTTTGGCTTGTTGCTCGTTTTATTGCGGGTGTTGCTGTCGCAGGCGTGTTTGTCATTGTTGAGTCTTGGTTACTACACGGTGACGAAAGCGCTCGAGCGAGAAGACTTGGGCTGTATATGGGCTCTCTTTACGGTGGTAGCGCAATCGGCCAGTTGGGTATTGGCATTATTGGGATCTCTGGTGGTGTACCATTTATTGCAATCGTCACCTTATTGTTACTTGCTGTAGTCGTACTTGTTTTCGGTGACAGCGACCAACCGGAAAGTGAACATAGCACGCCACTGTCACTAAAGCAGATTAGCAAGTTGAATCATGCCGCGATCATTGGTTGTGTGGTTTCTGGCCTCACTCTCGGCGCGATTTACGGGTTGATGCCAGTTGAACTGCAAAATCGTGGCATTGAACATAGCGATATTGGTGGCCTGATGGCTGTCGTCATACTTGGTGGTATGGCCGTTCAACCAATCGTGCCTTGGCTATCCAAATTCCTTGGGCGTACGTTACTTATGGCTCTGTTCTGTCTACTAGGCGTAGCAGCCATTACGTTCACTTCAATGGTCACCGGGCTTCAAGCTTTAGGAATGGGGCTATTTCTATTGGGTATGGCGACTTTCGCTCTGTATCCAGTCGCGATCAACCTTGGTTGCGACAAACTTGATGCCAACTACATCGTATCTGCGACTCAGGTGATGCTGTTTAGCTACAGCATTGGATCAGTGACAGGTCCTGTTGCGGCGGACGGGTTTATGGCAGGTTCTCAAGGCTTGATGGGCTACCTGTTCGCGGCACTTCTCGCGACTTGTATCTACATGCTAATCGCCAGCATCAAGACTAAACATCAAGCGGTCGCTGGGGAATAACAGCCAACTCGTGTTAAGGGACGCTTATTGCGTCCCCTTTTCTTCGAGCTTTCTCTGGTGTCTGTTTGACGCGCCAGCTTCGGGCTTTTTGGGAACAGGTTTGCGTTCATGTAGTAGATGGCGAATAGCCAAAATCGGATGCGGCAGCAACATTCTTGGTCCAGAATATCTCATGACTTGGCGCATTTGCTCTTTCTGATCTGCTTTATAACAATGAATCGGGCATTGATTACAGGTGGGCTTACTCTGTCCGTAGGGACAACGATCCAATTTAGTTTCAGCATATTCAAGCAAGCTTTGACACTCAACGCACAGCCTATCCTTGCTGCCGTGGTGCGCACGGCAATAAATAAACATCATTGCGCGAACCGTTTTGAATTCGGTCAACAACTCACCACGAAGAATATTTGAAACAGCCATAGTTATTCTCGGCAAAGACTCAGTTGGTACAATAATAAGTCTACTGTATCACTCAACGTATCTTGAACTTTGACATAGGTAAAACCAAGTTTAGATAGTAAGGCTCGGCTTCCCTTATTGTCAGAAGTGGTAATCGCGACCAAATCTTCAATTATATTGGTTTCACACGCGTAGTTGATGACCGCTTTTCCCGCCTCATACCCATAGCCTTTGCCGTATGAGCTTGGCATAAAGCCATAACCGATGTCGTAAGCGTCAAGTTCGGGCCGTTTGATTAAGCCACATACGCCAATCTTTTCACCACTCTCTGTGACTTCCACTAGCAATAGACAAACGCCAAACTCTCTATGCATGCCCAGTATTTTTTCCTCAATGTACACTCTGGCATCGCTTTCACTGCGGATGTTCTTGTCACCAATAAACTGCAAAAAGTCTTCGCTGTTGTAGAGTTCATGAATAAATGGGGCATCTTTAAGTTCAACCATTCTCAGCGTCAAACGCTCAGATTGCAGTGTACGCATGGCAAAATTTCCGTCTATTTTTGTCCGAGGCTTGAGCTTACCACCTACAATTAACGTAGAACATGTGTAACAAGCACATTTTTATAGGCCATCACCGGAGGATTGTCGTTATGCGTGCTGCACTGCTATTCACCGTTGCGCTACTCAACTCAACCATGAGCTGGACCTACCCTTCTTATTCCGCTGAATGGTCACACCGCAGCGTGATCTACTTTGCCCCTACCAATGACGAGCACGTAAAACAGTTTCTGTTAGAAACACTGATTAATGAATGTGAGCTTCAAGACAGAGACCTAATCACTCTAGTGGTCACTGAAGACGGCTTTAGTATGCCTAAATGGGTAAAGCATGAGTTTAACCTCAAAGCACTGTTTAATATGTATGATGTTGAGCCTGGCTCTCACACTGCTGTATTAATTGGTAAAGATGGCGGAGAAAAGCTTCGTTGGGGAAAACATACTGACTGGGAGCATGTGAAACAAACCATCGACGTGATGCCGATGCGACGCTATGAAATGGCGAAGAAAGTTAGCCCTTGTTCTGCATAAAAAAGACTCTCTCCACAACCTCTTATTCTAAAACCTTATTGTTTAATTATGAAAATTAATTAACAGAATATAAAATTTGACACAATTTGTTACGCCACATAAGATTCACGCCCTCAATAGGTGCTTATATAAAATTACAATCGCACCGATCACACATTCATAACTAAGATGTAAATAATGAATTTTAAACTCTCTATTGCTGCTCTTGCACTTCTAAGCGGCTCTTTCGCCGTGTCTGCACAAAACAACTGGTATGTTGGTTTTGATGCTCATTCAAGTAAACTAGACCTAGACTCTGAAGTTTCAGCATTCTCGACAATTAGCTCGGGCGCGAAGAACGCCGATGATAGCGGCGCAGGTCTTTCAATCATGCTTGGACGTAAGGTGAACGAATGGCTGGCTATCGAAGCAAACTTAAGCCACGATTACATCGACCTTCTAGACTATTCAAATTATTACGATATTGGCGGCGGTGCTCAAGGTTACGAATACCAGCTCCATGACGCTAGAATCTATTCGTTCGATCTTGGAGCTAAGATGAGCTATGCCACAGGCTTCGATCTGAACTTATACGCGAAACCCGGGATTGGATACACGCGTACGGAACTAGAACTGAATGGTGGCTCATCACATCCAGACATCAAAGGCGACAAAGATGTGACCAACAATAAAGTTCATTTCAACCTAGAACTCGGTGCTGAATACTTTTTCACAGACTCTTTTTCAGCCAACCTTGCTTACGAGCGCAAGTTCAATGCCGTCGATTTTTCAATCGAAGGATACAAATTTGGAGATATGGACCAAGACCGTATTAAAGGTGGCGTTCGCTACTACTTCTAACGCCTAAAATTGTTGATTGCACGGATAGACCTCGAAAGTAGTGAGGTCTATCTAGACGCGCTCAAATTTCAGATACAAAAAAACCAGCCTAAGCTGGTTACTTTCTCTTAAGAGAATGGAGGCGCGTCCCGGAGTCGAACCGAGGTCCACGGATTTGCAATCCGCTGCATAGCCACTCTGCCAACGCGCCTCAAATTGTGCTTTTTTACCTAACTAGCTTTAGCCAGAAAAGTAGATGGTGCCCCGGGCCGGACTTGAACCGGCACAGCGCGAACGCCGAGGGATTTTAAATCCCTTGTGTCTACCAATTCCACCACCAGGGCAACGCTAAAAGCGATGGTACACCACCATTCCCACAAGCAACGTCGCGAGAACGAGGTGTACTTTAACGGAATAAATTTTCCGGTCAATCAATTAATTTCTATTTTTGTTCAAATGGTTAAAAAGAACACCGCATCGACCAACATACCGTCAATACGGTGGTTTTATCAGCGCGATGGTTTTATTAAAGTGATAATGTTACAACGCCCTGCTCTACTTCTACCGGGTAAACCGTTAACTTTATTGTTGGCTCTTCCACACACACGCCACTACTGAGATTGAAGTGCTGTTTGTAGAGTGGAGAAGCAACACATAACTCACCATTAATATCCCCAACTATTCCTCGACAAAGCACATAGGCCTTACCAATTGGGTCCCAATTCTGGATAGCGAAAACACCTTGGTTCGGAATATAGAACACTGCGACCTGTTCACCGTCTATCAGAGCGCCTCGACCTTGGTAAGGTGAAAGATCCGATAGTCTGCATATGTTTAGTTTCTCAGCGACTTCCATTACACTTCCTCCTTCACTGGAATGCGTTGCCCGCGTACTCTTTGATAAGGAAGTACTTGGCTAGCTTCTTCTGCATTAATAAACGGTTTGAACTTAACCAGTTTGTCACTGTTTTCGAGCGTGCTCTTCCATTCACATTGGTAGGTATCAACAACATGTTGCATCTGAGCTTCAAGCGAATCAGCAATACTCAGTGAGTCTTCAATCACCACTTGTTTTAAGTAGTCTAAGCCACCTTCTAGATTTTCCATCCATACCGAGGTTCTTTGTAAACGATCCGCCGTTCGAACGTAGAACATCAAGACACGATCAATTAACGCGACCAGTTCTGCTTTAGACAGGTCAGAGGCAATTAGGTCAGCATGTCTTGGCCTCATGCCTCCGTTACCACACACATAAAGATTCCAGCCGTTCTCAGTGGCGATGACGCCAATATCTTTACTTTGTGCTTCAGCACATTCACGGGTACACCCGGATACTGCGAACTTGATTTTGTGCGGTGCGCGCAGCCCTTTGTAACGATTTTCCAATTCGATTGCTAAGCCAACCGAGTCATCGACGCCATAGCGACACCAAGTCGAACCAACGCAGGATTTAACCGTTCTCAGTGACTTACCATACGCGTGGCCGGTCTCAAATCCCGCATCAATTAGCGCTTGCCAGATATCCGGTAGCTGTTCGACTTGCGCACCAAACAAATCAACACGCTGACCACCGGTTATCTTGGTGTATAAGTCGTACTTCTTCGCCACTTCACCTAATGCGATCAATTTGTCAGGCGTAATTTCTCCCCCTGCTACTCTAGGGACAACCGAGTAAGATCCATCTTTTTGCAGGTTTGCCATAAAGGCGTCGTTAGAGTCTTGCAGCGAACTGTGTTGCGGCTCCATGATGTGCTCATTCCATAACGAGGCAAACACTGATGCAGCGGTGGGTTTACAAAGATCACAGCCGTAACCTTTACCGTGTTTCTCGATTAGGGTATCAAAGTCTTTAATCTCTTCGACTTGGCAAATATGGAATAGCTCTTGGCGCGACAACTCAAAATGCTCACAGATATGATTGTTGACCTCGACGCCCATCGCAGTCAGCTCAGCATCTAAGACACTTTTCACCATGTTGCTACAGCCGCCACAACCTGTGCCCGCTTTGGTTTTTGCCTTGAGGGTGTCAAGATCATGAGCGCCAGCCTGTATTGCATTAACCAGATCACCTTTACTCACGTTGTGACACGAACAAATAATTGCGGTATCTGCCATTTCGCCATTAAGCATTCCCGTGTCAAAAAGTAGGTTTGCCGCATGGTCAGCAAGGGTCGTTTTATTTAGATAGCATTGCAGTAAAGCGTCATAGTCTGAGTTATCCCCAACAAGAATGGCGCCTAGTAGCTTGGTTCCGCTCTCATCAACCACGAGTTTTTTATACACACCAGCAACCGCATCTTGCAGTACCATCTCCTGCGCGCCATCCGTCGCTTTATGCGCATCACCAATCGAAGCGACATCGACACCGAGTAGCTTCAACTTGGTGCTCATATCTGCACCGGTGAAGCCTGCGTTTTCACGACCAACGAGCTTATCGGCTACAACGCGAGCCATGGTATAACCCGGAGCCACCAATCCAAATATCTTCTCTTGCCAAAGCGCACATTCTCCAATAGCAAAAATGCTCTCATCACTAGTTCGGCATTGATCATCAATGACAATGCCGCCGCGCTCACCAATATTGATACCCGCCTGCCTAGCCAGTGCGTCTTGCGGTCGAATACCAGCGGAGAAGACAATGACGTCTACTTCGAGAGGATCAGCGTCTTTAAACACCATCCGATGTGTTGCACCTTCGCCATCACAGATTTTCTCGGTTGCCGTAGAAGTGTGAACCGTTAATCCTAGCTCTTCTATCTTCTCTTTTAGAACTAAGCCCGCACCATCATCAAGTTGAACAGGCATCAAACGCGGCGCGAATTCCACGACGTGGGTTTCCACCCCCAGCAGTTTCAAGGCGTTTGCAGCTTCTAAGCCGAGTAATCCACCACCAATTACAGCACCAGTCTTCGCGCCCTGACACGCTGTTTTTATTTCAGAAAGATCATCTAACGTTCGATAAACAAAGATATTGTCTCTATCGTGACCTTCAATAGGCGGTACGAATGGATAAGAACCTGTTGCGAGCACGAGCTGATCGTATCCTATGACACTGTCCTCATCTAAAACCAAGCGTTTGTTGTCCCGTTCGATTTTGGTTACTTGGCTGCCTAGCATCAACTCTATGCCATGTTTGCTGTACCACTCTTCACTGCTTAACATCAGATCTTGATGGCTGTTGCCAGAAAATAGCGATGAGAGTTGAACTCGGTCATAGGCGATGAAACGCTCTTCACCAATCACCGTAATGCGCTTTTCAAGGTGAGCACCTCGTTCAACAAGCTGAGCAACAAGGTGATGCCCAACCATACCGTTACCGACGATTACTACATGTTCCATTGTCTGACTCCTTTATGCCGTCTTAGCGGGTACTTCGAGCTCTTTCTGCTCGGCACTTTTAGGTTGAGTACTTGGTTTAGACTGCTTTTCATACAAGAAACGCAGCACTGACTGACGGTATTTCTGATACTGCGGGTCATCAGCAAGCGCAACACGGTTACGTGGGCGGGGCAAATCTATCTCTAACACTTCACCAATGGTTGCCGCAGGGCCATTAGTCATCATCACGATCTTGTCTGAAAGCAGTACCGCTTCATCCACATCATGGGTAATCATAATCACGGTATTGTTCAGCTCGGCTTGGATTTTCATCAGTGAGTCTTGCAGATGAGCACGAGTCAGTGCATCAAGCGCGCCAAAGGGTTCATCCATCAAAAGGACTTTTGGCTGAAGTGCAAGCGCGCGGGCAATGCCGACTCGCTGCTTCATACCGCCTGAGATTTCATCAGGCTTTTTATCCGCAGCGTGAGACATTTGAATCAAGTCGAGATAATGTTCGACCTGCTCTTTGATCCACTGTTTAGAACTTTGTTCAGAAGTGGTGTTTTGAGACAGCTGGCCCTGTGCAATCTGCTTTACTGCCAGCTCTACATTTTGATAAACCGTTAACCAAGGCAATAACGAATGATTTTGAAACACGACAGCGCGCTCTGGCCCTGGTCCACTGACCTCACGACCATCAACAATCACTCCGCCATCCGTAGGCAGGTGGAGACCCGCCACTAGATTAAGTACTGTCGATTTTCCGCAACCTGAGTGTCCAATCAGAGAAATAAACTCGCCTTTATTAATCTGAAGATTGACGTTTTTTAAGGCGATAAATTCGCCATTCGGGGTTGGGAACCTCATCCCCAACTGAGTTAAATCGAGTAGTGCTTTAGACATAGGAAACTCCTTTTATCGCAATGCCTGTTGCTTATTCCAAGACAACCATTTCTGTAGTTGCAACATGCCTCGGTCTAGCAGTAAACCAATGAAACCAATCGTGATGACAGCGACCATAATGCGCCCCAATGAAGCCGAGCTGCCATTCTGGAACTCATCCCAAACAAACTTTCCTAGTCCCGGGTTTTGCGCCAGCATCTCTGCGGCGATGAGTACCATCCATGCGATACCGAGCGATAAGCGCAATCCGGTAAAGATCATCGGAATCGCAGATGGAAGTACGATGACTCTGATATGTTGCCACCAAGATAACTGCAGCACTTTGCTGACATTGATAAGATCTTTATCCACGCTAGTGACGCCGACGGCCGTATTAATCAGTGTTGGCCACAAACTACACAGGGCAACTGTCAGCAATGAGTTGACAAACGATTTTGCGAACATTGGGTCATCACTGACGTAAGTTGCACTCACCACCATAGTGACTATCGGGAGCCACGCCAGTGGAGAGACAGGTTTAAGCAATTGAATAATGGGGTTAAATGCCTGATAAGCACCTTGGTTTAAGCCAAGGACAATACCTAGCGGTATAGCAATCAAAGTAGCCAATATAAATCCACTGGCGACCGTTATGAGGCTAGTCACTATTTGATCAAAGAATGTGGGCTTCCCCGTGTAAGGTCTAATCTTGACCTTAGCATCAGGATTTTTTGCTAGCTTTGCAGCATTACGTTTTTCTTGTCGCTCGATAAAGGCGACTTCTTTTTTTCTTTCATCCCAATGCTCTACCACTAAGTTACTGAATTGCTGGTAGGTTTGAGCCGGACCAGGAAGTGTTCCTAGTGAAGTTTCTACCTGACGTGCACTTAAATGCCACATCATCAAGAACATCAAGATTCCAATCACAGGTAACAAAAAAGCTTTGCTCTTGTTCGCCACCAACTGCTTACTCGGAATAAGTGAGATTACATTGCTCGACATAACAACTCCTATACATCCTTGTTATTGTTTTGTCGGAGGGGACTCGCCCCTCCTCAATTTGTTTTAAACTTTGTCTTTGCCTTTCAGACCGATTGAGAACTTCTCTAGATACGCATTAGGCGAGCGGCCGTCATAGACGATGTTGTCGATAAAATGTGTTTGCGGAGCGCGGAAACCATCTTCAGTGGCAAAATCTGGGAAGTCTTTGCTGTTGAGTACCCCGTCTTCAATCAGCGCTTGTGCAGCTTGTTGGTAGATATCTGGGCGATAAACCTCTTTCGCGACATCCATATACCAATCATCAGATTTTTCTTCAGGAATTTGTCCCCAGCGGCGCATTTGGGTCAGATACCAAATCGCATCGCTGTAATAAGGGTAAGTGGCGTTGTGGCGGAAGAATACATTGAAATCTGGCACTTCTCGGACATTGCCTTTTTCGTACTCAAAAGTACCTGTCATCGAGTTCGCTATCACTTCGAAATCTGCGCCAACATATTCGCTTTTTGCTAACAGTTTGACTGCTTCAACTCGGTTGGCGTTGTTGTTCTCATCCAACCAATGAGCAGCTCGGATAAGCGCTTTCACCACACGAATGTGTGTGTTGGGGTATTTTTCTGCCCACGATTTGGAGACGCCAAAAACTTTCTCAGGGTTGTTTTTCCAGATCTCATAGTCGGTCACAACTGGCGCGCCAATACCTTTAAACACTGCCTGCTGATTCCAAGGTTCACCAACGCAGTAACCTTCAATCGTACCGGCTTCCATCGTCGCAGGCATTTGTGGTGGTGGAGTTACACTAAGCAGTACGTCTGCGTTGAGTTGCCCACTGTTATCACCTGACTTGGGCGCGTAGTAACCTGGGTGTATACCACCCGCAGCAAGCCAATAACGCAGTTCATAGTTGTGAGTAGAGACAGGAAACACCATTCCCATGTTGAACGGTTTACCTTTATCAAGATAACTCTCGACAACAGGTTTAAGTGCGTCTGCCTTAATTGGGTGAACTAACTTTCCATCTGCCTCGGTCGGAATATTGGGTTTCATCTGCTGCCATGTTTTGTTTGAAACCGTAATCGCATTACCGTTGAGATCCATACTGAATGCGGTAATCACTTCCGCTTGGGTGCCAATGCCAATTGTTGCGCCTAACGGTTGCCCTGACAGCATGTGTGCGCCATCAAGCTCACCGTCAATCACTCTATCGAGCAAGACTTTCCAGTTCGCTTGCGCTTCTAACGTCACGTACAAGCCTTCGTCTTCGAAATAACCTTTCTCATAGGCAACAGCGAGTGGCGCCATATCGGTAAGTTTAATAAAGCCAAATTTAAGGTCTTCGAGTTCCGGCTCACCCAACTCGGCCAAGGTGCTAGGCACATAAAAGGTGGTGGTTAACGCTGCACCCACCAGAGTACGCTTGATTGCTGACTTCCATTTCATAACTTTTCTCCAATAAAAAAGGCGCTACGCCTCCGAAGAGTCGTAGCGCCATTGCATCCTTGTCGATTACCGCCGTTGATAATGTAAGGTTACGATTGAACAGATTGTTTCTAATCTAAGTATTCCAAGTTGCGTGCCAACTTATTTAACACTTTATATTCAATAACTTATCCTTTCCCCTTTTCAATCTTACCTTCAGTTTGCTTAGTAATAGTGCACTTCGCACCAATGCGGAATTTTTCTTATAATCCCAAAGTGGTAGTTGAGCTATTTTAGCGCCTCTAAAGTTTGCAGTAGATTTTTCGCTACTTGCGCCAAGGTTTGACTCGATTGCATCGCTGATTTTCTCATCGCTTTGTAAGCCGCATCTTCATCGACTTGGTGCATTTTCATCAGTAGCCCTTTTGCTCGCTCGATGATCTTTCTTTCTTCTAATCGCAGCTCAAGCTGTTCGATTTCATCTTCAAGAGCAACCACTGAACGGCGAATCTGGCACGCATTAGCTATCCAAGGAGTCAAACAAAATTCGGTATCTGCCGGAACGAGGACATAATCCATTCTTTCCGGTAAGCGACTGATATCATTAGAGTCGAGTTGCTTCAACACCACCAAGAGTGGATGCTTTCTAACACGGCATTCTTCAATAACCACGCGCAGTTCAGCACTAGGTTGCAACCAACCCACAACGACATAAGCGTTGGGTTCTCGGTCCAACATTTGTTCAAACTGATTAAGTTGGCAACTGATGATATTGTCAAACTCTTGAGCGAGCAGCGTCGATAATCGTGCCAATTCTTCAACACGATCACTGCAAATAATGAGTGGATTTTTGGAGAGATTTTTGTGCATGAACATTCCTTGTTTTGCTCTCTATCTAAAACAGACATAACAAGGAATGTGCCAATTGTTCTATTTACTGGCTGTCACAGTAACCAGACCAGAGTAGATAGGCCTTTTCAAATGACTTTTCTAGATCGTTTAACTCAGCAAACAATGTCGTCGCCATTGTCGAAACCACTGTATTGGCCATCATATTAAGATCAATATCTGCCGTACCAAACTGGCACTTTTTAGGCAAAGGAATGTCAGTCAGTATACGTTCGGTCCAATAATGCGATTCAACACCTGTCGGCGTGCTCACCCAAACGGTTTGGCTGACTTTAGGGTTGTATTCTGATTCGCCAGATTGTCCTTTAAAAGAGACGACGGCGTGTCGGGTTAATCCTATCTCGCTTTCGACTTCAGCATGCAGTTGTTGGAAGCCTGGATGAAAGCTGCCGCGCAACCCCAGTTTTGCGCCGCCCGGGTTTAAAGCTCTGACGACCGTGTTGATCGGTGTACGCAAACCATAGCGATTCTTCCAGCCAATCATGGTTTCAGCTTGTGGAGCAAAATGCATAAGAGGTAGATAAGCAATACGCTTAGTCTCTAGTAGCTGTTTCGCCTCTTGCGGTGACTGGGCAACCTCAATACCAAAAGCATCGAGATAATCTTCAGCATGTAATCGTCCGGCGGGCCTATCGTGATAACCATGTAACAATACTTTGTAGCCGCTGTCTGCAAGGATCTTGGCTGATAATAGGTGCCAAGGTTGCCCTGCACTTTTGCGTTTACCTGCATAACACGGCCAGTCAATATCAGCGCCCAAGCTAGGGACACGAGACTGA
This window encodes:
- a CDS encoding ABC transporter ATP-binding protein, translated to MSKALLDLTQLGMRFPTPNGEFIALKNVNLQINKGEFISLIGHSGCGKSTVLNLVAGLHLPTDGGVIVDGREVSGPGPERAVVFQNHSLLPWLTVYQNVELAVKQIAQGQLSQNTTSEQSSKQWIKEQVEHYLDLIQMSHAADKKPDEISGGMKQRVGIARALALQPKVLLMDEPFGALDALTRAHLQDSLMKIQAELNNTVIMITHDVDEAVLLSDKIVMMTNGPAATIGEVLEIDLPRPRNRVALADDPQYQKYRQSVLRFLYEKQSKPSTQPKSAEQKELEVPAKTA
- a CDS encoding nitrous oxide-stimulated promoter family protein; amino-acid sequence: MAVSNILRGELLTEFKTVRAMMFIYCRAHHGSKDRLCVECQSLLEYAETKLDRCPYGQSKPTCNQCPIHCYKADQKEQMRQVMRYSGPRMLLPHPILAIRHLLHERKPVPKKPEAGASNRHQRKLEEKGTQ
- a CDS encoding GNAT family N-acetyltransferase, with translation MRTLQSERLTLRMVELKDAPFIHELYNSEDFLQFIGDKNIRSESDARVYIEEKILGMHREFGVCLLLVEVTESGEKIGVCGLIKRPELDAYDIGYGFMPSSYGKGYGYEAGKAVINYACETNIIEDLVAITTSDNKGSRALLSKLGFTYVKVQDTLSDTVDLLLYQLSLCRE
- a CDS encoding DUF4174 domain-containing protein, producing the protein MRAALLFTVALLNSTMSWTYPSYSAEWSHRSVIYFAPTNDEHVKQFLLETLINECELQDRDLITLVVTEDGFSMPKWVKHEFNLKALFNMYDVEPGSHTAVLIGKDGGEKLRWGKHTDWEHVKQTIDVMPMRRYEMAKKVSPCSA
- a CDS encoding MFS transporter gives rise to the protein MENTLQPAPKARISVPVIALALYAVASGYLMSLIPLMLSEYNLDSSLASWLASVFYAGLLIGAAGVEPLVKTVGHRNAFVWCLMTFIATIMVLPLAANVTVWLVARFIAGVAVAGVFVIVESWLLHGDESARARRLGLYMGSLYGGSAIGQLGIGIIGISGGVPFIAIVTLLLLAVVVLVFGDSDQPESEHSTPLSLKQISKLNHAAIIGCVVSGLTLGAIYGLMPVELQNRGIEHSDIGGLMAVVILGGMAVQPIVPWLSKFLGRTLLMALFCLLGVAAITFTSMVTGLQALGMGLFLLGMATFALYPVAINLGCDKLDANYIVSATQVMLFSYSIGSVTGPVAADGFMAGSQGLMGYLFAALLATCIYMLIASIKTKHQAVAGE
- a CDS encoding outer membrane beta-barrel protein, with protein sequence MNFKLSIAALALLSGSFAVSAQNNWYVGFDAHSSKLDLDSEVSAFSTISSGAKNADDSGAGLSIMLGRKVNEWLAIEANLSHDYIDLLDYSNYYDIGGGAQGYEYQLHDARIYSFDLGAKMSYATGFDLNLYAKPGIGYTRTELELNGGSSHPDIKGDKDVTNNKVHFNLELGAEYFFTDSFSANLAYERKFNAVDFSIEGYKFGDMDQDRIKGGVRYYF
- the nirB gene encoding nitrite reductase large subunit NirB: MEHVVIVGNGMVGHHLVAQLVERGAHLEKRITVIGEERFIAYDRVQLSSLFSGNSHQDLMLSSEEWYSKHGIELMLGSQVTKIERDNKRLVLDEDSVIGYDQLVLATGSYPFVPPIEGHDRDNIFVYRTLDDLSEIKTACQGAKTGAVIGGGLLGLEAANALKLLGVETHVVEFAPRLMPVQLDDGAGLVLKEKIEELGLTVHTSTATEKICDGEGATHRMVFKDADPLEVDVIVFSAGIRPQDALARQAGINIGERGGIVIDDQCRTSDESIFAIGECALWQEKIFGLVAPGYTMARVVADKLVGRENAGFTGADMSTKLKLLGVDVASIGDAHKATDGAQEMVLQDAVAGVYKKLVVDESGTKLLGAILVGDNSDYDALLQCYLNKTTLADHAANLLFDTGMLNGEMADTAIICSCHNVSKGDLVNAIQAGAHDLDTLKAKTKAGTGCGGCSNMVKSVLDAELTAMGVEVNNHICEHFELSRQELFHICQVEEIKDFDTLIEKHGKGYGCDLCKPTAASVFASLWNEHIMEPQHSSLQDSNDAFMANLQKDGSYSVVPRVAGGEITPDKLIALGEVAKKYDLYTKITGGQRVDLFGAQVEQLPDIWQALIDAGFETGHAYGKSLRTVKSCVGSTWCRYGVDDSVGLAIELENRYKGLRAPHKIKFAVSGCTRECAEAQSKDIGVIATENGWNLYVCGNGGMRPRHADLIASDLSKAELVALIDRVLMFYVRTADRLQRTSVWMENLEGGLDYLKQVVIEDSLSIADSLEAQMQHVVDTYQCEWKSTLENSDKLVKFKPFINAEEASQVLPYQRVRGQRIPVKEEV
- the nirD gene encoding nitrite reductase small subunit NirD, whose product is MEVAEKLNICRLSDLSPYQGRGALIDGEQVAVFYIPNQGVFAIQNWDPIGKAYVLCRGIVGDINGELCVASPLYKQHFNLSSGVCVEEPTIKLTVYPVEVEQGVVTLSL
- the trxC gene encoding thioredoxin TrxC — protein: MSTFNTRCPSCSGVNRVPSERISEAPTCGKCKTLLLDGAPVEGTESNFEAILNSDTPVVVDFWAPWCNPCIGFAPVFSDVAAERTKDVRFVKIDTESQQNLAAKYQIRSIPTVMVFKNGKRVDVINGALPKGQFDQWLNQALAK
- a CDS encoding ABC transporter permease; its protein translation is MSSNVISLIPSKQLVANKSKAFLLPVIGILMFLMMWHLSARQVETSLGTLPGPAQTYQQFSNLVVEHWDERKKEVAFIERQEKRNAAKLAKNPDAKVKIRPYTGKPTFFDQIVTSLITVASGFILATLIAIPLGIVLGLNQGAYQAFNPIIQLLKPVSPLAWLPIVTMVVSATYVSDDPMFAKSFVNSLLTVALCSLWPTLINTAVGVTSVDKDLINVSKVLQLSWWQHIRVIVLPSAIPMIFTGLRLSLGIAWMVLIAAEMLAQNPGLGKFVWDEFQNGSSASLGRIMVAVITIGFIGLLLDRGMLQLQKWLSWNKQQALR